In the genome of Oscarella lobularis chromosome 1, ooOscLobu1.1, whole genome shotgun sequence, one region contains:
- the LOC136194812 gene encoding neurofascin-like, protein MRCDGSSSDANLVQLKKIETGHFIDPFIDTDYHSNSRIDMCSTSPSITWTLRSVTKEIEGTYMCRMISCISSKGPPTYSNRSYVFVFERPILTSVKESPEDGRAILGCSFSITCNVNLVRGLHLLVEIFRQQENKTISVAHGTSSLVYSEKAAKIDHAGTYICRVTIEKDYFLNPLGTMATRNSIQFQTPVAANVTEFSSFPQHSNASNVVMVDEGSAITLLCTSVGLQCDVDKAIPTRPYMEISFKSNPRLSQASTTVISLALEAVQMSDSGDYVCEASFHSAPPISRKSLTLFVIRVVRVAFKTLLGESVVTNRTCIRIGQEVNITCAAVDAPRSTLVRILSGSSNSTLASGIGKAWGVFTASEESREQFTCVGYNKYSETMQGLSLDFYESHASNISLHLSFDSCVASGETVNIVCSANASPLPTVQILNFHAVVLAEGSNGMPASVSLVANETTSGIYSCVLTGACGTKERRFTVCAGKFIN, encoded by the exons ATGCGTTGCGATGGAAGCAGTTCGGACGCGAATCTCGTCCAACTCAAGAAAATCGAGACGGGTCATTTTATTGATCCTTTCATCGATACCGACTATCACAGCAACTCAAGAATAGACATGTGCTCCACTAGTCCGTCTATCACGTGGACGCTTCGCAGCGtaacgaaagaaatcgagGGAACGTACATGTGTCGAATGATATCCTGTATATCGTCAAAAGGGCCACCGACGTACTCAAACCGTTCCTACGTTTTTGTGTTTG AGAGACCCATCTTGACGTCAGTCAAAGAGAGCCCGGAAGACGGCCGAGCCATTCTTGGATGTTCATTCTCGATTACATGCAATGTCAATCTTGTCCGTGGCCTTCACCTCCTCGTTGAAATTTTTCGGCAGcaagaaaacaaaacaatttcCGTTGCTCACGGTACAAGCAGTCTAGTCTATTCAGAAAAGGCCGCTAAAATTGATCATGCGGGAACATACATTTGCCGCGTTACAATTGAGAAAGACTACTTTTTGAATCCTCTTGGAACCATGGCCACAAGAAACTCAATTCAGTTTCAAA CTCCTGTTGCTGCGAATGTAACcgaattttcgtcgttccCGCAGCATTCAAATGCTTCAAACGTTGTCATGGTCGATGAAGGAAGCGCAATCACATTGTTGTGCACTTCTGTTGGACTGCAGTGTGACGTGGATAAAGCCATACCAACGCGTCCGTACATGGAAATTAGTTTCAAGTCGAACCCTAGACTATCTCAGGCGAGTACGACCGTCATTTCACTGGCACTAGAAGCTGTGCAGATGAGCGACAGCGGAGATTACGTTTGTGAGGCGTCTTTCCACTCAGCACCGCCAATCAGTCGCAAAAGCCTGACACTGTTTGTAATCA GGGTAGTTCGTGTGGCGTTTAAAACTCTTCTCGGAGAGAGCGTTGTCACCAATCGAACATGCATACGTATAGGGCAAGAAGTGAATATAACGTGTGCTGCGGTCGACGCGCCTCGTTCAACTTTGGTTCGCATTCTAAGTGGCTCGTCGAATTCTACGCTTGCTTCGGGCATCGGCAAAGCGTGGGGAGTTTTTACTGCATCCGAAGAATCGAGAGAACAATTCACTTGCGTCGGCTACAACAAGTACAGTGAGACCATGCAAGGCCTGTCTCTAGACTTTTATG AATCTCATGCTTCTAACATTTCTTTGCATCTGTCGTTTGACTCGTGCGTTGCAAGTGGCGAAACCGTTAACATAGTTTGCTCAGCGAATGCGTCACCCTTGCCAACGGTTCAGATTCTCAATTTTCATGCAGTTGTTTTAGCTGAAGGCAGCAATGGAATGCCCGCGAGCGTTTCACTTGTAGCAAACGAAACAACAAGTGGAATCTACTCGTGCGTATTAACTGGTGCTTGCGGGACGAAAGAACGACGGTTTACTGTTTGCGCCGgtaaatttattaattaa
- the LOC136199728 gene encoding uncharacterized protein, with translation MGAGKSIPGVSEVLTTGESVGKLIGAAGCSIAGKEKAAQQLLKAAGNSWVDYIEREPIAAGINIVVRKRRGDEEGARRVSGKLAQSFEDLADGLPVVGHVKGIVHYSKGDREHGDKCMKDASKSFAVACAMTVTAGAGALVAGSVAVASSTGMDGVITACDSAAHREFRPHGEIAAIDLAIKTKDPNAIANAVLAPIAEFGMAAVSEAIGNRIKAARMRKNMKKHQFSVARKSANALRKAPRHKRSVATTVKNTKTGKMHTGFSSKLRNRMNPRKAKMTSHSKSALQRKVKLNGKTALKRDPKTCAEHPAYNSYYKANEDVNHAVEASVQRDYKTGNLTVVERCDNCKQYESAMGAVDKQLIGTDMTDPVRVDCKAASLDMQVKAYTALQVAEKVVSGVLVSSVPPGNVPEVREVIVWISNDRRITRIQFVLRNSQKFEFGKRAEGDLAATQKLCVGERIKSLELVKREKKLVGLALHVDTREKPITFGTVERESSEVEKFDAPSGLHIIGLKEEDGKEVALYSQTSL, from the coding sequence ATGGGAGCAGGCAAATCCATTCCTGGTGTCTCCGAAGTGCTCACGACAGGTGAATCGGTTGGCAAACTAATAGGAGCGGCAGGCTGCAGCATAGcaggaaaagagaaggccGCGCAACAGCTTCTGAAAGCCGCCGGCAATTCCTGGGTTGATTATATCGAAAGAGAGCCCATAGCAGCTGGAATCAACATTGTCGTGCGAAAACGTCGGGGCGACGAGGAGGGGGCCCGAAGGGTAAGCGGAAAGCTGGCCCAATCATTCGAGGATCTGGCTGATGGCCTTCCTGTCGTGGGCCATGTAAAAGGCATTGTTCACTACAGCAAAGGTGATAGAGAGCACGGAGACAAGTGCATGAAAGATGCCTCCAAGAGTTTCGCTGTTGCCTGTGCTATGACAGTGACAGCGGGTGCAGGTGCACTAGTTGCTGGATCTGTTGCAGTTGCTTCTTCCACGGGAATGGATGGCGTCATTACGGCCTGTGATTCTGCGGCGCACAGAGAGTTCCGACCCCACGGGGAAATTGCTGCCATAGACTTGGCTATAAAGACGAAAGATCCCAATGCAATTGCAAATGCCGTTCTCGCTCCTATAGCGGAGTTTGGCATGGCTGCTGTCAGCGAGGCGATTGGGAACAGAATCAAAGCCGCACGGATGAGAAAGAATATGAAAAAACATCAATTTTCAGTAGCAAGGAAATCAGCCAATGCTCTTAGAAAGGCGCCCAGACATAAAAGAAGTGTTGCAACCACTGTCAAAAACACAAAAACAGGGAAAATGCACACTGGTTTCAGCAGCAAATTGCGAAACAGAATGAATCCTAGGAAGGCCAAAATGACGTCGCATTCCAAGAGCGCCTTGCAGCGGAAGGTCAAACTGAATGGTAAAACCGCCTTGAAACGAGATCCCAAAACCTGCGCTGAACACCCCGCCTACAACTCATACTACAAGGCTAACGAAGACGTCAACCATGCCGTTGAAGCCAGTGTTCAAAGGGACTACAAGACAGGAAACCTGACCGTTGTCGAAAGGTGCGACAACTGCAAGCAGTACGAGTCAGCGATGGGCGCGGTGGACAAACAGCTGATAGGAACAGACATGACTGACCCTGTTCGGGTTGACTGTAAAGCTGCGTCTTTGGACATGCAGGTGAAGGCCTACACGGCGCTTCAAGTGGCGGAAAAAGTCGTGTCAGGCGTACTCGTGAGCAGCGTGCCGCCAGGCAACGTCCCAGAAGTGCGCGAAGTCATTGTGTGGAtctcgaacgatcgacgcATTACCCGCATTCAATTTGTTCTTCGAAATAGCCAGAAATTCGAGTTTGGCAAAAGGGCTGAAGGCGATCTCGCTGCAACTCAAAAGCTCTGCGTTGGGGAACGCATAAAAAGTCTGGAATTGGTGAAGAGGGAGAAGAAACTGGTTGGTCTTGCACTGCACGTCGATACAAGAGAGAAGCCTATCACATTTGGAACTGTGGAGAGAGAAAGCAGCGAAgtcgagaaattcgacgcTCCGTCTGGTTTGCATATTATCGGGTTGAAGGAAGAAGATGGCAAGGAGGTAGCCTTATACTCACAAACGAGTCTTTAG
- the LOC136199389 gene encoding transmembrane protein 145-like, with translation MRFVMRFVTHFVVLATLCGFAASKYIKGTLQTTENWAFLTRFCFRSEIFYQYTFEYSLCKENGYQTILMYDDVPTQWDAVYKSSLNCSERERAIDDANRKILLSPKSNKSACILKENAITCDSTHRLSLSRAKWTYFAVANCDSSIGLKLNYTLRMLNGEGYWTKEFSADEQGILQTDIGFLVMFVLLLIWAYVRAGELHEDGMFHTSFKMFIVALFIQVISLLFLCIHYGVYGQDGIGIETLKFLGRLCASSSELIFLLVLILLAKGWTVVRGRLSPSSQIKLFILMMLYCGVYIIMFIWEEMAFDPGKVLYVYDSPAGYGLVALSIIAFCWFIYAVLVTSRKHKDKMVFYVPFAVVYSLWFLARPIIVLVSNIHVADWIREKVVNGVNLAVAYAAYMSFLVFTIPSLRNFPFHLKTTQVDVAIDDYEDDEHPYSPSPQYLGSMSPQSLTLFQGTSPDTDSTVECSGNSKRKTVDVSGSPELKNRRNDDKDSSLETPSPPRTRVPFELFSAKGTPPLEDTDL, from the exons ATGCGATTCGTTATGCGATTCGTCACGCATTTTGTTGTTCTAGCGACGCTGTGCGGATTCGCAGCATCGAAATACATTAAGGGAACGCTTCAAACGACCGAG AATTGGGCGTTTCTCACGCGATTCTGCTTCAGATCGGAGATATTCTATCAGTACACGTTTGAATACAGCCTCTGCAAG GAAAACGGTTATCAAACGATTCTCATGTACGACGACGTGCCGACCCAATGGGATGCCGTCTACAAGTCGAGTCTC aacTGCAGTGAACGTGAACGCGCCATAGACGACGCTAATAGAAAAATACTTTTATCTCCAAAGAGCAACAAATCCGCTTGCAttctcaaagaaaacgccATTACATGCGATT CAACTCACAGACTGAGTCTGAGCCGGGCTAAGTGGACGTATTTTGCCGTGGCCAACTGTGACTCAAGCATT GGgctaaaattaaattatacGTTACGTATGCTCAATGGAGAGGGATACTGGACGAAAGAATTTTCAGCTGACGAGCAAG GCATACTTCAAACCGATATTGGCTTCTTGGTCATGTTCGTTTTACTCTTGATTTGGGCATACGTTAGAGCCG GTGAACTCCACGAGGACGGAATGTTTCACACCAGTTTCAAAATGTTCATCGTAGCTCTATTTATTCAAG TGATCTCGCTTCTATTCTTGTGCATTCACTACGGGGTCTACGGGCAAGACGGCATTGGGATCGAAACCTTAAAATTTCTGGGACGACTTTGCGCCTCTTCGAGCGAGTTGATATTTCTACTCGTCTTGATACTCTTAGCGAAAGGGTGGACAGTCGTTCG AGGTCGTCTGAGTCCCAGCAGTCAGATAAAGTTATTTATCCTAATGATGCTCTATTGCGGCGTCTACATTATCATGTTTATCTGGGAAGAAATG GCTTTTGATCCCGGAAAAGTTCTTTATGTTTACGATAGTCCTGCTGGCTACGGACTAGTGGCTCTGAGCATTATA GCATTCTGTTGGTTTATTTACGCTGTTCtggtgacgtcgagaaagcaTAAGGATAAAATGGTTTTCTACGTTCCATTTGCCGTCGTGTATTCGCTCTG GTTTCTGGCTCGTCCAATTATCGTCTTAGTTAGTAACATACACGTCGCTGACTGGATCAG AGAAAAAGTTGTGAATGGGGTAAACTTGGCCGTTGCCTACGCAGCCTACATGTCGTTTCTA GTTTTTACTATTCCTTCTCTGCGCAACTTTCCCTTTCACCTCAAAACGACCCAA gTGGATGTTGCGATAGACGActacgaagacgacgaacatCCCTATAGTCCATCGCCCCAATATCTCGGTAGTATGTCGCCTCAGAGCCTCACCTTGTTCCAAGGCACTTCTCCTGATACCGATTCTACTGTCGAGTGCTCCGGGAATAGTAAGAGAAAGACTGTTGACGTGTCTGGTTCGCCAGAgttaaaaaatcgtcgtaacgacgacaaagattCTTCTTTGGAGACTCCGAGCCCTCCTCGTACTCGCGTTCCTTTTGAATTGTTTAGCGCGAAGGGAACGCCTCCTTTAGAAGATACAGATTtatag
- the LOC136184595 gene encoding uncharacterized protein, protein MGAGKSIPVVSEVLTTGESVGKLIGAAGASIAGNEEAAKQLLKGAGDAWTDYAERQPIAAGINMAVREIQGDEKGARKVGKKMVQSIEDLADSTPVVGHVKGIVHYATGDREHGDKCMKGASKSLVVAGVTAATAGAGAIVAGSIAVGSSAGMDSVITLCDSAAHNEYKPHGEYAAIDLAIKTKDPNAIANAVLAPIAEFGMAAVSETIGNRVKTARARKTAQKDSYSAASRSAKTLREAPIDKKTANSVSTTVKNTKTGKAHTGVSSNLRRKIDPDKAAAMSRPDYKSSLQQRAPLEGKPALNRNPTTCAEHAAYDSYYASNATAKNAVEASVQRNPKTGDLTVVKRCGNCKQYESAMSAVDTKLIGTDMTNPVQVASRAASLSRQVTAYTALQVAEKVVSGVVVSSVPPGDVAEVRKVNVWISNDRHITCIQFILRNSQKFKFGERAEGDVVATRQFSIGERIKRLELVKREKKLVGLALHIDKREKPIIFGAVEREDCEVEKFDAPSGLHIIGLKEEDGKEVAVYSQTSF, encoded by the coding sequence ATGGGAGCAGGCAAATCCATTCCTGTTGTCTCCGAAGTGCTCACGACAGGTGAATCGGTTGGCAAACTGATAGGAGCGGCAGGCGCAAGCATAGCAGGAAACGAGGAGGCCGCAAAACAGCTTTTGAAAGGCGCCGGTGATGCCTGGACTGACTATGCCGAGAGACAGCCCATAGCAGCTGGAATCAACATGGCCGTGCGAGAAATTCAGGGCGACGAGAAGGGGGCCCGAAAGGTAGGCAAAAAGATGGTCCAATCGATCGAGGACCTGGCTGATAGCACTCCTGTCGTGGGCCACGTAAAAGGCATTGTTCACTACGCGACAGGTGATAGAGAGCACGGAGACAAGTGCATGAAGGGTGCCTCCAAGAGTCTCGTTGTTGCCGGCGTTACGGCAGCGACAGCGGGCGCGGGCGCAATAGTTGCTGGATCTATTGCAGTTGGCTCTTCCGCGGGAATGGATTCAGTCATAACGCTCTGTGATTCTGCGGCGCACAACGAATACAAACCCCATGGGGAATATGCTGCCATAGACTTGGCTATAAAGACGAAAGATCCCAATGCAATTGCAAATGCCGTTCTCGCTCCTATAGCGGAGTTTGGCATGGCTGCTGTTAGCGAGACGATTGGAAACAGAGTTAAAACCGCGCGGGCTAGAAAGACTGCACAAAAAGATAGCTATTCAGCAGCAAGCAGATCGGCCAAAACTCTTAGAGAGGCACCCATAGATAAAAAAACTGCGAATTCAGTTTCAACAACTGTCAAAAATACAAAGACAGGGAAAGCGCACACTGGCGTCAGCAGCAATttgcgaagaaaaatcgatcCTGACAAGGCCGCGGCGATGTCGCGTCCTGACTATAAGAGTTCGCTGCAACAGAGGGCCCCATTAGAGGGTAAACCTGCCTTGAACCGAAATCCGACAACCTGTGCTGAACACGCGGCTTATGACTCATACTACGCATCTAACGCAACCGCCAAGAATGCCGTTGAAGCCAGTGTTCAAAGGAACCCCAAGACAGGAGACCTGACCGTTGTCAAAAGGTGTGGCAATTGCAAGCAGTACGAATCAGCGATGAGCGCGGTGGACACAAAGCTGATAGGAACAGACATGACGAACCCTGTTCAGGTTGCCAGTCGAGCTGCGTCTTTGAGCAGGCAGGTGACGGCCTACACAGCGCTTCAAGTGGCGGAGAAAGTCGTTTCCGGCGTAGTCGTGAGCAGCGTGCCGCcaggcgacgtcgccgaagtgCGCAAAGTCAATGTCTGGATCTCAAACGATCGACACATTACCTGTATTCAATTCATTCTTCGAAATAGCCAGAAATTCAAGTTTGGCGAAAGGGCTGAAGGCGATGTCGTTGCAACGCGACAGTTCTCCATTGGGGAACGCATAAAACGTCTGGAACTGGTGAAAAGGGAGAAGAAATTGGTTGGTCTTGCACTGCACATCGATAAACGAGAGAAGCCGATCATATTTGGAGCTGTGGAGAGAGAAGACTGTGAAgtcgagaaattcgacgcTCCGTCTGGTTTGCATATTATCGGATTGAAGGAAGAAGATGGCAAAGAGGTAGCTGTATACTCACAAACGAGTTTTTAG
- the LOC136194784 gene encoding E3 ubiquitin-protein ligase CBL-like: MAQGETWMVKGKRMIANILSSAAPRFAVDRRSLEKSWKLMDKVVKLCNNPRMNLKNSPPFILDILPDTYQHLRSIYQHYEDDTAALNDCEYFRIFVENLIQKSKQAIRLFRDGKERMYDERSSSRRHLTKLSLIFSHMLAELKAMFPKAKKFAGDAFRVTKADAGDFWRRAFGTRVVVPWKEFRINFDSVHQIHSNLEAIALKSTIDLTCNDHVSIFEFDVFTRLFQPWSTVLRNWNALAITHPAYQAFLTYDEVKVKLQKFTDKPGTYIFRLSCTRLGQWAIGYVTHDGNILQTIPQNKSLCQALIDGAREGFYEYPNGQDKNPDLSKDIGVRPEDHLKVSQEQYELYCEVGTTFQMCKICAENDKDVRLEPCGHLLCSVCLVNWQDSGGAGCPFCREEIRDTSHVVIDPFQPIAKTVPAPEKKEPPPLPLPVPSQRRGGSGKNGSPMGGRSAIGDMIFQSTMTAGLAVPEMGDSGTSNLSPEDREDVTGWTETRQQQPPPLPDARPSSKPPLPRRNPSDLLPAQQQQQLLQQQQQQQSRRNPPLPPRNPFDPTPVSSSYSNIWTSSNGPHAAGSAGTPPPPVPRHSHARQGTINYAKLDHEPGSGGTGPGGAIPARARTEYTFVDRLISEESGLEVPLADIKSDVSSDEGDFEYDTPPSISQLRHMGVSTERSPHDDEDFVYDIPPRAYQSSPQLPQRETSPGSHIYDCPPPPPRPPLPENSPYDVPAPATGIKPNPNYDYPASFRGGARPKEKADSLPRPTEPFRGRASTSSSGRNPREEMISKLVSRGYSRDKVVGALAVAQNNFAKAQSILDQFG; this comes from the exons ATGGCGCAGGGCGAGACTTGGATGGTCAAAGGCAAGCGAATGATCGCCAACATCCTCTCGTCAGCGGCGCCTCGCTTCGcggtcgatcgtcgaagcctGGAGAAGTCGTGGAAGCTGATGGACAAAGTCGTCAAGCTCTGCAACAATCCGCGCATGAACCTAAAGAACAGCCCCCCATTCATCCTCGACATCCTCCCGGACACCTACCAACACCTGCGCTCGATCTACCAGCACTACGAAGACGACACGGCGGCGCTGAACGACTGCGAATACTTCCGCATATTCGTCGAGAATCTCATACAGAAATCCAAACAGGCGATACGACTGTTTCGCGACGGAAAAGAGCGCATGTACGAcgagcgatcgtcgtcgcgacgccatCTCACCAAGCTCAGTCTCATCTTCAGTCACATGCTCGCCGAATTGAAAGCCATGTTTCCgaaggcaaagaaattcGCCGGGGACGCTTTTCGCGTGACCAAagccgacgccggcgacTTTTGGCGACGCGCCTTCGGGACGAG agtCGTCGTCCCGTGGAAGGAATTTCGAATCAATTTCGACAGCGTTCATCAAATTCACTCGAATTTGGAAGCGATCGCTctcaaatcgacgatcgatctcACGTGCAACGACCACGTGTCGATATTCGAGTTCGACGTCTTCACGCGTCTCTTTCAACCGTGGTCGACCGTCTTGAGAAATTGGAATGCGCTCGCTATTACACATCCCGCCTATCAGGCGTTTCTCACCTACGACGAAGTCAAAGTCAAATTGCAAAAATTCACCGACAAACCGGGAAc GTACATATTTCGACTTAGTTGCACTCGCCTCGGCCAATGGGCCATCGGCTACGTAACACACGACGGGAATATCCTACAGACGATCCCGCAGAACAAGTCGCTCTGCCAGGCGTTGATCGACGGAGCAAGAGAAGGATT CTATGAATATCCTAATGGACAGGATAAGAATCCCGATCTCTCCAAGGACATTGGCGTTCGGCCCGAAGATCATCTCAAGGTGTCGCAGGAGCAGTACGAACTCTATTGCGAAGTCGGCACGACGTTTCAAATGTGCAAAATCTGCGCGGAGAACGACAAGGACGTGCGTCTCGAGCCGTGCGGTCATCTTCTCTGCTCCGTCTGTCTCGTCAATTGGCAGGATTCCGGCGGCGCCGGGTGTCCGTTTTGTCGCGAGGAAATACGCGATACGTCGCACGTTGTTATTGATCCCTTTCAGCCGATCGCGAAAACGGTGCCGGCGCCCGAGAAGAAggagccgccgccgttgccgcttCCCGTGCCGAGTCAGCGACGCGGCGGATCGGGGAAGAATGGATCGCCGATGGGCGGACGATCGGCCATCGGGGATATGATATTTcagtcgacgatgacggcgggATTGGCTGTGCCGGAAATGGGGGATAGCGGAACGTCGAATCTCAGTCCAGAGGATAGAGAG GATGTAACTGGCTGGACCGAAACGCGTCAACAACAACCGCCTCCTCTCCCAGACGCGCGTCCGTCATCGAagcctcctcttcctcgccGTAACCCCAGTGACTTGCTCCCCGcccaacagcaacaacaactactacaacaacaacaacagcaacaatcTCGTCGCAATCCTCCCCTCCCGCCGCGCAATCCCTTCGACCCGACCCCCGTCTCTTCCAGCTACTCCAACATCTGGACGTCCTCGAACGGGCCTCACGCGGCGGGCAGCGCCGGTACGCCCCCGCCGCCCGTACCGCGTCACAGTCACGCGCGACAGGGAACGATCAACTACGCGAAACTCGATCACGAGCCCGGAAGCGGCGGCACCGGCCCCGGCGGCGCGATTCCGGCGCGAGCGCGAACCGAGTAcacgttcgtcgatcgactgaTATCGGAGGAGAGCGGCCTCGAAGTGCCGCTCGCCGACATCAAATCCGACGTTTCGAGCGACGAGGGCGATTTCGAGTACGacacgccgccgtcgatATCGCAACTACGTCACATGGGCGTCTCCACCGAGCGTTCGCcccacgacgacgaggacttCGTCTACGACATTCCGCCGCGCGCCTATCAGTCGTCGCCCCAGTTACCGCAACGGGAAACGAGTCCCGGAAGCCATATTTACGAttgtccgccgccgccgccgcgacctCCGCTGCCGGAAAATTCGCCCTACGACGTGCCGGCTCCGGCGACGGGAATTAAACCGAATCCGAATTACGATTatccggcgtcgtttcgcggGGGTGCGCGCCCCAAGGAGAAGGCCGATTCGTTGCCCAGGCCAACGGAGCCGTTTCGGGGTcgcgcttcgacgagttCCAGTGGACGGAATCCGCGCGAGGAGATGATTTCGAAGTTAGTGTCGCGAGGGTATTCGCGCGATAAGGTTGTGGGGGCGTTGGCCGTTGCGCAGAATAATTTTGCTAAGGCTCAGAGTATATTGGATCAGTTTGGATAG
- the LOC136184941 gene encoding uncharacterized protein: MGAAMGAVKSIPVVSEVVTAGESLGKLIGAAGASIAGDEEAAKQLLKGAGDAWTDYAERQPIAAGINMAVREIQGDEEGARKVGEKMVQSIEDLADSTPVVGHVKGIVHYATGDTEHGDKCMKGASKSLVVAGVTAATAGAGAIVAGSIAVGSSAGMDGVISGIDSAVHNEFRPHGQIAAIDLAIKTKDPNDIANAVLAPVAEFGMASIGKSARIRKNAKIGHFSAAKSSNTSSVPPGNVQEVCKVIVWISNDQHITCIQFLLQNGEEFKFGTKAEGDVTVTQKFCAGERITSLELVKKEKKLVGLALHIEKREKPITFGTAEREDCEVKTFNIPSGLHIIGLKEVDGKEVVEYSESQNES, translated from the coding sequence ATGGGAGCGGCAATGGGAGCAGTCAAATCCATTCCTGTTGTCTCCGAAGTGGTCACGGCAGGTGAATCGCTTGGCAAACTGATAGGAGCGGCAGGCGCAAGCATAGCAGGAGACGAGGAGGCCGCAAAACAGCTTTTGAAAGGCGCCGGTGATGCCTGGACTGACTATGCCGAGAGACAGCCCATAGCAGCTGGAATCAACATGGCCGTGCGAGAAATTCAGGGCGACGAGGAGGGAGCCCGAAAGGTAGGCGAAAAGATGGTCCAATCGATCGAGGACCTGGCTGATAGCACTCCTGTCGTGGGCCACGTAAAAGGCATTGTTCACTACGCGACAGGTGATACAGAGCACGGAGACAAGTGCATGAAGGGTGCCTCCAAGAGTCTCGTTGTTGCCGGCGTTACGGCAGCGACAGCGGGCGCGGGCGCAATAGTTGCTGGATCTATTGCAGTTGGCTCTTCCGCGGGAATGGATGGAGTCATATCTGGCATTGATTCTGCGGTGCACAACGAGTTCAGACCCCATGGGCAAATTGCTGCCATAGACTTAGCTATAAAGACAAAAGACCCCAATGATATTGCAAATGCCGTTCTCGCTCCTGTAGCGGAGTTTGGCATGGCTTCGATTGGGAAATCCGCACGGATTAGAAAGAACGCAAAGATAGGTCACTTTTCAGCAGCAAAGAGCAGTAACACGAGCAGCGTGCCGCCAGGCAACGTTCAAGAAGTGTGCAAAGTCATTGTATGGATCTCGAACGATCAACACATTACCTgtattcaatttcttcttcaaaatggCGAGGAATTCAAGTTTGGCACAAAGGCtgaaggtgacgtcactgtaaCGCAAAAGTTCTGCGCCGGGGAACGCATAACAAGTCTGGAACTGgtgaagaaggagaagaaactgGTTGGCCTTGCACTGCACAtcgaaaaaagagagaagccTATCACATTTGGAACTGCGGAGAGAGAAGACTGCGAAGTCAAGACGTTCAATATTCCGTCTGGTTTGCATATTATTGGGTTGAAGGAAGTAGATGGCAAAGAGGTTGTCGAATACTCCGAGTCACAAAACGAGTCTTAA